In the Bacteroidales bacterium genome, TTGATTGCCATGCTGATGAGCGGAGCCTTGTCGTTTGTATACCTCAAGACAAAAGATCCTATTGCCAGAACCGATCAGGTAAAAAGGGAGAAAGCGATTCGGGAAGCAATTCCTCCGTTTGACTCCCTCGTTGTAATTAAGGAACCGGTAAGTGAAGGTGATACATTAACAGCTTCCCTGGGATTTGCAGGAGATACCTTGACCGGCATTGTGGTGGAAACATACACAACAAAGGGATTCAGCGGATTGATCAAGTTCGTGGTCGGTTTTACCCCCGATGGCCGGATCAACAATTTAACGGGGTTTGCTCATAAGGAAACCCCCGGACTTGGCACCAAAATGTCTGAACCCAAATTCAGAAATCAGTTTCTTGGGAAAAACCCAGAAACCTTTAAGCTGAAAGTAAAAAAGGACGGAGGAGATGTGGATGCTATCTCAGCGGCAACAATAACGAGCAGGGCAGTATGCGATGGGATATCAAAAGCATGGGTGGTTTTCGGAAAAATCCGGAAGGGTTTGCAGTCCCATGAGGTCGATTCCGTCTCAGCCGCAACGCACACAGGTGAAATGACAAAGCAATAACAGACGAACCTGAAATTTACTGAGAAATGAGCAAGCTTTCCTACTTCACGAACGGATTACTTAAGGAAAATCCCACCTTTGTAATGGTACTGGGTACCTGTCCCACCCTGGCGGTTACTACCTCTGCCTTCAACGGAATAGGTATGGGACTGGCTACAACCTTTGTACTTACTTCGTCGAACCTGCTAATTTCCTTACTGCGGAATCTGATTCCCGATAAGGTGCGGATTCCTTCTTTCATTGTGATTATTGCCACCTTTGTTACCATTGTTGATCTGGTAATGAAAGCATTTGTTCCCGATCTTTATCAGGCGCTCGGTATTTTTATTCCTCTGATTGTCGTCAACTGCATCATTATGGGAAGGGCTGAAGCTTTTGCCCAGAAAAACACTCCTGTACCGGCCATTCTTGACGGACTGGGCATGGGGGTTGGATTTACTGTTGCTCTTACTTTGCTTGCTTCGATCAGGGAAATTCTCGGAAACGGCTCCATATTCAATATAAAGCTTGTTTCGGAAAGCGCCAGCACCATACTCATTTTCATTCTTGCACCCGGTGCTTTTATAACCTATGGCTATATGGTGGCGCTGGTCAATATCATAAAGAAAAAATTGTCACTTTAATCAATTACAGCTGCATATGGAATACGTAATTATTGTCATAGCTGCCCTGCTGGTAAACAATGTGGTACTTACCCAGTTTCTCGGAATCTGTCCGTTTCTCGGAGTATCGGGTAAAATCAATACATCGGTGGGCATGGGAGCTGCCGTAATTTTCGTTATGTCATTGGCCAATCTGGTTACCTACCTGGTTCAGCAATATCTTCTGATTCCCCTGCATATTGAGTTTATGCAGACGATCAGTTTCATTCTGGTCATCGCTTTTCTTGTACAGGTGGTTGAAATCATTCTGAAAAAGGTAAACCCTTCATTATACCAGGCTCTGGGCATTTATCTGCCACTCATTACAACCAACTGTGCTGTGCTGGGTGTTACCCTGCTGGCTATTAAGAAAAATTTCAATCTTCTGGAAAGCGTAGTTTACGGAGCATCCATGGCAGCCGGTTTTACCTTTGCTCTTATACTTATGGCGGGTATCAGGGAACAACTCGATTTGCTGAATGTGCCCAGAGCAATGAAAGGTTTCCCGATTTCGCTTCTGCTGGCGGGACTGCTGGCTATGGCTTTCTGGGGATTTTCCGGTATCGTTTAGTACCTCCGGATTTTTTGTGCTCAGTTTTTCATACTCACAGGCTGTCCTGTTGTTTCGAGCACGTTATACCATAATTCACTTTCAAGGGATATTTTTTTACGTTTCTTTACGGCCACGGGTATTGGCAAAACAGTGAATTCGTTATTCCAGTGTCCTACCACAAATCCGCTTTTACCTGCCATAGCCGCATGAACCGCATTCTGTGATAACTGCAGGCAGAATTTGCTGTCGTTTGCATTGGCCGGTGCGGAACGGATAATGTAGCTTGGATCGATGTATTTCAGGGTATAGGGGAATTTCTTATGGTCAAATTCTTCCTGAATCTTTTCCTTAAGAAACAATCCGATGTCTTTATGAAGGATGTTGCCGGAGGCATCCTTCTTAACCGTACTGTCTTCAAACAGGTGTTGGCCGGCTCCTTCGGCTACGACCACCAGCGCATGGTGTCGTTCTTCCAGACGTTTTCTGAGGACTTTCAGAAACCCTCTTCCTCCGTATAAATCAAAATCGAGTTCCGGTATAAGAACAAAATTGACTTCCTGGTTGGAAAGGGCTGCATTGGCGGCAATAAAGCCTGAATCCCTTCCCATCAGCTTAATGAGGGCTATCCCGTTGTAAGCACCGGTTGCTTCGTTATGGGCCGACCGGATGATGTCATTGGCTATGGAGGAAGCAGTTTCAAAACCAAAAGAACGGTCAATCAGTTCAATGTCATTATCAATCGTTTTCGGTATGCCTCCCACGGAAATTTTGAGACCTCTTTTTTTGATTTCTTCATAAATAGCCTGGGCACCCCGTAATGTTCCGTCACCTCCGATAGTGAAAAGGATATTAACATTCATAATCTCGAGAGCGTCCACAATTTCTTCCGTGCTCTGCTCTCCGCGGGAAGAGCCCAGGATGGTCCCTCCGGAAAGGTGAATATTTTCCACAATATCGGGAGTCAGTTCAATAAACGGATGGTTGTAACTGGAAATGAATCCTTCATAGCCAT is a window encoding:
- a CDS encoding RnfABCDGE type electron transport complex subunit G, whose product is MFLALTLIAMLMSGALSFVYLKTKDPIARTDQVKREKAIREAIPPFDSLVVIKEPVSEGDTLTASLGFAGDTLTGIVVETYTTKGFSGLIKFVVGFTPDGRINNLTGFAHKETPGLGTKMSEPKFRNQFLGKNPETFKLKVKKDGGDVDAISAATITSRAVCDGISKAWVVFGKIRKGLQSHEVDSVSAATHTGEMTKQ
- a CDS encoding electron transport complex subunit E, with product MSKLSYFTNGLLKENPTFVMVLGTCPTLAVTTSAFNGIGMGLATTFVLTSSNLLISLLRNLIPDKVRIPSFIVIIATFVTIVDLVMKAFVPDLYQALGIFIPLIVVNCIIMGRAEAFAQKNTPVPAILDGLGMGVGFTVALTLLASIREILGNGSIFNIKLVSESASTILIFILAPGAFITYGYMVALVNIIKKKLSL
- a CDS encoding RnfABCDGE type electron transport complex subunit A, with amino-acid sequence MEYVIIVIAALLVNNVVLTQFLGICPFLGVSGKINTSVGMGAAVIFVMSLANLVTYLVQQYLLIPLHIEFMQTISFILVIAFLVQVVEIILKKVNPSLYQALGIYLPLITTNCAVLGVTLLAIKKNFNLLESVVYGASMAAGFTFALILMAGIREQLDLLNVPRAMKGFPISLLLAGLLAMAFWGFSGIV
- a CDS encoding ATP-dependent 6-phosphofructokinase, with translation MHPEYEVPVLGKRLVRSPLNLSKSAGDGVYDFVTDEDRILMDATLKNFQACATSGTEPISFEKAGPREFLFFEPAKTKAAIVTCGGLCPGLNNVIRGLVMTLWYRYGVKRIIGIQYGYEGFISSYNHPFIELTPDIVENIHLSGGTILGSSRGEQSTEEIVDALEIMNVNILFTIGGDGTLRGAQAIYEEIKKRGLKISVGGIPKTIDNDIELIDRSFGFETASSIANDIIRSAHNEATGAYNGIALIKLMGRDSGFIAANAALSNQEVNFVLIPELDFDLYGGRGFLKVLRKRLEERHHALVVVAEGAGQHLFEDSTVKKDASGNILHKDIGLFLKEKIQEEFDHKKFPYTLKYIDPSYIIRSAPANANDSKFCLQLSQNAVHAAMAGKSGFVVGHWNNEFTVLPIPVAVKKRKKISLESELWYNVLETTGQPVSMKN